CGGACACAGCAATTATTCATTGTGATGTAAAACGGTGCTTCTCAAACCTCTCTTCTGTGACCCCCAGAAGTTTCACAAAGTCAGTGATAAAAAACAATCTCCCTGATTCACActaatcaagggcttgatgattaacTGATGATTGGAGGTGTCtgacttgacagttcatgcagctttagtaTTCTGATCAGAGAGTTTCTGGACACATGTATCTATGTGTAAATGTGTCTTACCGGGTCACAGTGTGTCCCAATCCCCTTTTCCTGCTCTATATTCCATTTCAACTATGCATTCTACCAACAGTGCCCACTGTACTGCTTTCGGTAGCCTGATTTTACGTCTgtttacgttccccagtttctgtgttgtgggtttgtatgttcatttcaggaaatggcttcctggattctaagcagctgattggtcagccccatTGTGATTGAGCTCTGACCCCTcctctcgtcaggggatacagctgtctcttcattaccaactccttctccagcttgataaaagccagtgttcctttgtcaggggaaaatatagttatttttatGTCCTGTGTTGATTGTTGTGACGGGCAGTAAAGTTGTGGATATTATTTTGTAGCCGTCTTCCGGGGTGAGGTGGTATCCCAATAGGACTTAGTGTTTTTGGTTATGAAATTGTTCACTTAAAGTATTTAGTCatttttctgtttcatttgttcccggGGGGGGACTCACCTTGGGAacgtttaggcaagaggcccgcgggcatacgtGACCCGTAGTGTTgaatctgtctatgcacactaggtaagacctgggtggaTCACCACCTGTATTTTGGTTACGCACCAGGTGGTGCTTAAGGTTAGGTAAGACGTGGGGAGGCGGGGTAAGACGTGGGGAGCGGGGTAAGACGTGGGAGGCGGGGTAAAGACGTGGGAGGCGGGGTAAGACGTGGGAGGCGGGTAAGACGTGGGAGGCGGGTAAGACGTGGGAGGCGGGGTAAGACGTGGGGAGGCGGGGTTAAGACGTGGGGACTCTAACtttaactttctttgctttggttccgtccagccccttttccccaccttACCGTGTGAAGGAAGAATACATTCCCTGTAAACAGTGTTTTTCTCTGCCTCCGTCGTCCTTCCCTGCACCTCCGATCACCACActgtttcactccacggggagctGAGATGTAGCAGGGTGTCGCGTTCCCTCCTCCAACGTACGCAACAACGTCCAAAACCTCCTGAAGTGGTCAGCCAGATGGGAAACGCAGTCAGACCACCAAGCCACTTGTGCGTTTACACCGGTCTTTTCAATGTGATCCttgtattctgatagcagaagtcacATGTAAGTGTCAAGTCTAGACACAAGCGTACATGgaatgcagtggaggctgctttgCGAATACGACGGGGCCTGTTGactttttttgtgttttgaatAATATTTCCACACGAACCATGTTTCACTTGGAGGATGAAATAAGACTGAAAATGATGATGATGCCCTTTTTTAGTgtaaaagctttaaaaaaaaattataataataattaacgcttggattttttttgcatgttcaggtgggatggagtttttggccctcagcatgacatcacaatctgatctgattattctgaCCTATGACCAGTCATCTCTTATTTGCATATGTATCACCCTCCTTTGAAGGGAGGTAGGATCTCTACAGTCAACACGCCCACACGATCAGACTCAGCGTTTCCATAGCAAGAGGAGGCTCGGggggaaataaataataaaacatatttggaGTTCATGAAATGAACAGTGATACTGTGATTTTTAAATATGAAATTAATAAGACAGCACAGGGCTTTAATTGTTGAATTGTGTTAAATCATCAGTGTTGAATTGCCTTTTTTAATCCTCTTTTTTAATGTATGTATTGTTGTTCTCGGTTTAGGacacttcatttatttattaatttcgtCCTTCCTTCCTCCATTCAAGGTCCTTGTCCCCTCCAAGCGCTTCTGGTCCAAACTGGCTCCTAGTCAGGCCTACTGGAACCGCCAGCAACAGAGACTGGACCTCCAACACAACCCCATCCTCGCCTCCTCCAACAGTAACAACACTAGCGATGAGTTTGTCAGACCTGTCCCTGATTGGCTCAACGACACGGGACTGAACCCTGACCCCTGCCAACCGGACTACAGAGTCACCACTGACGTGAAAGACTACAATTCCCTACCTCCCCGTTTTAAAGACTTCCTGCTCTACATGCGCTGTCGGTCGTACCCTCTAGTGGTGGACCAGCCTCACATCTGCCARAAGACCCGGAGAGGGGAGTCGCCCTTCCTCCTACTGGCCGTYAAATCCCTTACTCCGCACTTTGACCGCCGCCAGGCCATCCGCCAGTCGTGGGGKCRAGCCGGCGTCCTCGCCAACCGGACGGTTGTCACGGTGTTCCTGCTCGGCAACACCACGGCCGTGGACCACCACCCAGATCTGTCGGCGATGCTGCGCTATGAGAACGCTCAACCACATCGACGTCCTCCAGGTATCAATAATATACATGTTTAACCTCCTCCAGGTATAAATAATATACCATGTTAACGTCCTCCAGGTATCAAATAATATACAACGTTTTACCTCCTCAGGTCAATAATATACACGTTAACGTCCTCCAGGTATCAATAATATACACGTTAACGTCCTTCAGGTATCAAATAATATACATGTTACGCCTCCTCCAGGTATTCAATAATATACACGTTAACGTCCTCCAGGTATCAATAATATACAACGTTAACGTTCTCAGGTATCAATAATATACACGTTAACGTCCTCCGCAGTATCACTAGTAATATACATGTTTAACGTCCTCCAGGTATCAATAATATACACGTTAACGTCCTCCAGGTATCAATAATACACGTTAACTCCTCTCAGGTATCAAATATACTCACGTTACTCCTCCAGGTATCAATAATATACACGTTAACGTCCTCCAGGTATCAATAATATACACTGTTAACGTCCTCCAGGTATCAAATAATATACACGTTAACGTCCTCCAGGTATCAAATAATATACATGTTAAGTCCTCGGTCAGGTATCAATAATATACATGTTAACGTCCTGTCCTCACAACTCCAGGTATCAATAATATACACGTTAACGTCCTCCAGGTATCAATAATATACAGTTAACGTCCTCCAGGTATCAATAATATACATGTTAACGTCCTCCAGGTATCAAAATATACATGTTAACCTCCTCCAGGTATAATAATATACACGTTAACGTCCTCCAGGTGTCAATAATATCACGTTAACGTCCTCCAGGTGTCAATAATATACACGGTTAACGTCCTCCAGGTATCAATAATATAACCGTTACTGTCCTCCCCAGGTAT
The window above is part of the Salvelinus sp. IW2-2015 unplaced genomic scaffold, ASM291031v2 Un_scaffold4942, whole genome shotgun sequence genome. Proteins encoded here:
- the LOC112077816 gene encoding N-acetyllactosaminide beta-1,3-N-acetylglucosaminyltransferase 2, encoding VELPFLILFFNVCIVVLGLGHFIYLLISSFLPPFKVLVPSKRFWSKLAPSQAYWNRQQQRLDLQHNPILASSNSNNTSDEFVRPVPDWLNDTGLNPDPCQPDYRVTTDVKDYNSLPPRFKDFLLYMRCRSYPLVVDQPHICQKTRRGESPFLLLAVKSLTPHFDRRQAIRQSWGXAGVLANRTVVTVFLLGNTTAVDHHPDLSAMLRYENAQPHRRPPVESSYKGSAQYTGMCLRKLGLGPEKHKGFKTFDIEEKYRRNPCAYKGLMLVHSRTPQEMIQIWAWLNDPNLTCQ